The Chloroflexota bacterium region GCACCTGTGTGGGGTGCGGGGAAACGCGAAGCAAGCGGGAACTGACGCGCATCGTGAGGATGCCCGACGGCACCGTGGACATAGACCCGACGGGCAAGAAGCCCGGACGCGGGGCTTACCTGTGCAAGCAGGTTCGCTGCTGGCAGCAGGCGCTGGCCAAAGGCGCCATCAGCCGCGCGCTGGGCGTCGCCCTCCCGGACGATGTGAAGGCGCGATTGCAGGACCAGTTGCATCTCCTACAATTGGAGGGGAGCCTTTCCGGTGATGAGGAGCCGGAGCCATGACGGGAATCAGGCGTGATTCCCGCGACTGGAAATCGGAAGTGCGTGGGTTATGGGAGCAGGTACGGTTGAGGGGTGTCATGAGATTCTGATGTAACTCGCGTGCATCGGCGCACCCTAGTAGCCTATATCAACCCTGCTCCTTCGCGTCGTCCTGCGGTCAGCGGGCGGCCGACCTGTTTGTCGTTCAGGGCGAGCTGAGCAGGGTTTTTTCGTACCCGTTCACCGCAGAGCCTGCTCTGGCCCGTGTGGTTTTCTATACTTCGGCCCGCAGGGCTTGTACGGAGCCGCGTCGCGGCGCGGGCCGAATCAGGAGGGGTGGATATGGCGAAGGACAAGAACAAAAACGCAACTCGGAAGAGCGCGGCGGGCGGCACGGCGGCGCCGGCCTCTAGACCGCAGGCCGGCAGTCACGCCGGGGCGAAGAGCCAGGCCGAAACCCCGGCTGCGCCTTCCGTCATTGAACTGCCCAGCAGCCTGACGGTGCGCGACCTGGGCCATGCCCTGGGCGTCAGCCCGATTGAGGTGATGAAGAAACTGATCGGGTTCGGCATCATGGCCAATATCAACGAACTGATTGACTACGACACGGCGGCGATTGTGGCCGCCGAGATGGGATTTGAGACGCGCGAGGAAATGCCGGAGGAAGAGCAGGCCCCGGAGATCGCGCCGGCGCAGATCCCCAGTTGGCGCGATGTGCAGGACGAGCGCCCCGAGGATTTGCGGCCCCGGCCCCCGGTCGTTACGGTGATGGGGCATGTGGATCACGGGAAGACCTCGCTCTTGGACGCCATCCGCAACGCCAACGTGGTGGAAGGCGAGGCCGGCGGCATCACCCAGCACATCGGCGCGTACCAGGTGGAACTGGGGGGGAAGAAGATCACCTTTCTGGACACACCGGGCCATGAGGCGTTCACGGCCATGCGCGCGCGGGGCGCTCAGGCCACCGACATCGTCGTGCTCGTCGTCGCGGCCGATGATGGCGTGCAGCCCCAGACCAAAGAGGCCATTGCCCACGCGCGGGCGGCGCAGGTGCCCATCATCGTCGCGCTCAACAAGATTGACAAGCCCGAGGCCAACCCGGAAGTGGTCAAGCGGCAACTGGCCGATTTGGGCCTGCTGGTGGAGGAATGGGGCGGCAACGTCATTTGCGTGCCCGTTTCGGCGAAGAAGCGGATCAACATAGAGGAACTCCTGGAGAACATCCTGTTGGTGGCCGAAGTGGCCGAGTTGAAGGCGAACCCGTTCCGCCCGGCGACAGGGGTTGTGGTGGAGAGCCGCCTGGACAAGACGCGGGGGCCTGTGGCCACCCTGCTGGTGCAGCGCGGAACCCTCCACGTGGGCGATAATCTGGTGATCGGCGAGAGCGCTGGGCGTGTGCGGGCCATGTTTGACGACAAGGGCCGCGCTGTTTCCGAGGCCACGCCATCCACGCCGGTGATGATCCTCGGCTTGAGCGAAGTCCCCAAAGCAGGCGACCTGTTTGAGGTGGTGGAAGATGAGCGCACTGCCAAGGCCATCGCCGCCGAGCGCGCCCAGCAGCGTCAGCAGGCGGCGGCCGCCCGCCCCGCCCGCGTTACGCTGGAAGAGGTCTTCGCGCGCATGCAGGAGGGCAAGGCCAAGGAACTCAACAT contains the following coding sequences:
- a CDS encoding YlxR family protein, which encodes MRRKHVPQRTCVGCGETRSKRELTRIVRMPDGTVDIDPTGKKPGRGAYLCKQVRCWQQALAKGAISRALGVALPDDVKARLQDQLHLLQLEGSLSGDEEPEP
- the infB gene encoding translation initiation factor IF-2 — translated: MAKDKNKNATRKSAAGGTAAPASRPQAGSHAGAKSQAETPAAPSVIELPSSLTVRDLGHALGVSPIEVMKKLIGFGIMANINELIDYDTAAIVAAEMGFETREEMPEEEQAPEIAPAQIPSWRDVQDERPEDLRPRPPVVTVMGHVDHGKTSLLDAIRNANVVEGEAGGITQHIGAYQVELGGKKITFLDTPGHEAFTAMRARGAQATDIVVLVVAADDGVQPQTKEAIAHARAAQVPIIVALNKIDKPEANPEVVKRQLADLGLLVEEWGGNVICVPVSAKKRINIEELLENILLVAEVAELKANPFRPATGVVVESRLDKTRGPVATLLVQRGTLHVGDNLVIGESAGRVRAMFDDKGRAVSEATPSTPVMILGLSEVPKAGDLFEVVEDERTAKAIAAERAQQRQQAAAARPARVTLEEVFARMQEGKAKELNIILKADVQGSLEPIESSLQKLGSEDLKVKILHSAIGNIGESDVMLASASSAIVIGFNVSVDAAARALAEQEGVDIRLYNVIYQLVEDVEKALTGMLEPTYQQVVTGHAEVRAVFSISKRGKVAGCYMTDGQVTRASSVRVIRGGQVLFDGRIASLKRFTEDVKEVSAGYEFGIGLEKYEDFQVGDVLEFYKQERV